One window of Manihot esculenta cultivar AM560-2 chromosome 17, M.esculenta_v8, whole genome shotgun sequence genomic DNA carries:
- the LOC110604383 gene encoding peroxidase 27 encodes MAASKSFSLLLLQFIFVLFVFNPVNAQLKVGFYSKTCPQAEAIVKEVIDQVMSVAPSLAGPLLRMHFHDCFVRGCDGSVLLNSSTQQAEKNAPPNLSLRGFQIIDRVKSALEKACPGVVSCADIVAIVARDVTVATKGPRWEVETGRRDGRVSKLIEASNNLIAPTANITTVIAGFRAKGLSIKDAAVLLGGHTIGTSHCSSFNSRLYNFTGKGINNDSDPTLDSEYVERLKKKCKPRDQKTLVEMDPGSFRTFDADYYTLVSKRRGLFQSDAALLDNSVTKAYVKLQAATKGFTFFKDFGESMVKMGRVGVVTGTSGEIRKVCSKVN; translated from the exons ATGGCTGCTTCAAAATCATTTTCACTTCTTCTTCTCCAATTCATCTTTGTTTTATTTGTGTTTAACCCAGTGAATGCTCAACTGAAAGTAGGGttttactccaaaacttgcccaCAAGCTGAGGCCATTGTTAAGGAGGTTATTGATCAAGTCATGTCAGTGGCTCCTTCTCTTGCTGGCCCCTTGTTGAGGATGCATTTTCATGATTGCTTTGTTAGG GGTTGTGATGGGTCAGTACTGTTAAACTCCAGTACTCAGCAAGCTGAGAAAAATGCACCTCCAAATCTGAGCCTTCGAGGATTCCAAATTATCGACAGAGTCAAATCTGCCTTGGAAAAGGCATGCCCTGGTGTGGTTTCATGTGCAGACATCGTGGCTATTGTGGCTAGGGATGTCACAGTTGCG ACCAAGGGACCTCGATGGGAAGTTGAAACTGGACGAAGAGATGGAAGAGTTTCCAAATTAATAGAAGCCTCTAACAACTTGATAGCTCCTACTGCTAACATTACCACTGTAATAGCAGGATTTCGAGCTAAGGGTTTGAGCATAAAAGATGCAGCGGTGCTATTAG GTGGCCACACCATTGGTACTTCTCACTGCTCTTCATTCAATTCCAGGCTTTACAATTTCACTGGAAAGGGAATCAATAATGACTCTGATCCTACATTGGATTCAGAGTATGTTGAAAGGTTGAAAAAGAAATGCAAGCCAAGAGATCAAAAAACACTGGTAGAAATGGATCCTGGGAGCTTCAGGACATTTGATGCAGACTACTATACACTTGTGAGCAAAAGAAGAGGTCTCTTCCAGTCTGATGCAGCTCTCCTTGACAACAGTGTGACAAAAGCTTACGTTAAGCTTCAGGCTGCCACCAAGGGATTCACTTTCTTCAAAGACTTTGGTGAGTCAATGGTGAAGATGGGTAGGGTTGGAGTTGTTACAGGTACATCAGGTGAAATCAGGAAAGTGTGCAGCAAGGTTAACTAG